TAGCGTTCCACTAGCTCGTGCTGCAATTTTCGTAGCCAACTGGATCGCGGCAATAATTCCACAGGCTGCTGTTTCGGAATGACCACCCGCTCCACCGCTAAACGTGCTTCCTCCAGCGCCGCTGATTCCTCATCATTGCCATCGGCTTCATCCAGGCTCATCTCCCAGTCGCCCATGCCGTCACGCTGGTCTATCCCTAACATCTGCCGCAAAGTGCGGCTCATGTGCGGAATTGTATTAGCTTTGATTACATAAAGCGGAATTCGATTGGTCTTTGCCAACCGCTGCAAGTTGTCATGCTTGCGAGCATGAGAGCGCAAAGCCACGATCGCATCCGCATCACTCACATGCTTAGTCAAAACGATCGGGAGATGCAAAGCATCAATCACCTGCTCCAACTGATATGAACTGATGGCATAAGGATAAACCCGCATCTGCGGATCATCTTGCTCCTGTGCCAACCCTGCCTCTCCCGTCTCAATGGGGTCGAATGCACTCCAAGCTGCACCCATCGTTGCTCGCTCTGATCGATCGTTCCACTGCCGTTTCAGAGGCTGCGCTTTGGGAAAGGGAAGCACTTGTGCTGGCCTATTAGGTTTTGTCAGCGTCCCCGTGGCCGCAGTCTCTTTAGTAATCATGACTTGTCCCTGCTCATTCAGGGTGCGCTGCTGAGGCTGGGGTTGCCGTCCCCGCAGCAACATATCCACGGTCTCCGCCACGTTCTCATGCACAACCCAGCGTTGCCGCTCCAGCATCTCGACGGCAATCTCAAACGTAGGAGGAGCTTTGCGTTCCAGCACACTCTTTTGAGAACCCCGTCGTCGCGCTTCTTCATCCCCTAAAGTAACCGATTCAATCCCCCCAACCAAGTCAGAGAGGGTTGGGTTCTTGATCAGATTTTCGATCTCATTGCCGTGAGCCGTTCCCACTAACTGCACCCCGCGTTCCGCGATCGTCCTTGCGGCTAGAGCTTCCAGTTCTGTGCCAATTTCATCAATCACAATCACTTCCGGCATGTGGTTTTCCACCGCCTCAATCATCACCTGATGCTGCAGCTCAGGACGTGCCACCTGCATTCTTCTGGCTTTGCCGATCGCTGGATGAGGGATATCTCCATCGCCCGCAATCTCATTTGAGGAGTCAATAATCACGACTCGCTTATTCAGATCATCTGCCAGGACACGCGCAATTTCCCGTAACGCCGTTGTCTTTCCCACACCTGGACGCCCCAACATCAAGATTGACTGTCCCGTTTCCACCAGATCACGAATCATGTTGATCGTTCCGTGAATGGCGCGACCGACCCGACAGGTTAACCCAATGATTTCCCCTTGGCGATTGCGAATGGCACTAATGCGGTGCAGTGTTTGCTCAATGCCCGCCCGATTATCGCCCCCAAACTGACCCAGGCGATCCACACAGTCTTGTAACTGCTGGCGAGTGACAAGCTGATCAGAGAGATACTGAGCTTGCCCAGGAAAGCGAGCTTCAGGACGTCGTCCTAAGTCCAACACAACTTCCACTAAGACATCGCGTTGGAGATGATGTTTTAAGGGTTGCTGAATCTCCTGGGGTAAGATATCGAGCAACTTTTGGAGATCGTCGTGGTTATGCATCATGTGGAATGGCATGAAAAATGCTGCTGAAACCATAGAGAAATTTAAGGTGAGCAATCTTCCTCACCTTTATTGCTATCTGAAGAAAAAGAGCAGCTTAAAACCAAATTATTTATTTTGAAAATTCAATTAATTCTCATTCTGTCAGTTACGAGAACTGAATCAAGTTTAATGTAACAACTTAGCTCTAAAGGTGCAGCATTGTAGACCGTATTGAGCAGGTGTGGATTCTACTTCAAGTCATTCATTAGCAATAGTAGCCGTTACAGGTTGACGTGATTTTATTCACAATAAATAGAAATAAATTTC
The Trichocoleus sp. DNA segment above includes these coding regions:
- a CDS encoding R3H domain-containing nucleic acid-binding protein; translated protein: MVSAAFFMPFHMMHNHDDLQKLLDILPQEIQQPLKHHLQRDVLVEVVLDLGRRPEARFPGQAQYLSDQLVTRQQLQDCVDRLGQFGGDNRAGIEQTLHRISAIRNRQGEIIGLTCRVGRAIHGTINMIRDLVETGQSILMLGRPGVGKTTALREIARVLADDLNKRVVIIDSSNEIAGDGDIPHPAIGKARRMQVARPELQHQVMIEAVENHMPEVIVIDEIGTELEALAARTIAERGVQLVGTAHGNEIENLIKNPTLSDLVGGIESVTLGDEEARRRGSQKSVLERKAPPTFEIAVEMLERQRWVVHENVAETVDMLLRGRQPQPQQRTLNEQGQVMITKETAATGTLTKPNRPAQVLPFPKAQPLKRQWNDRSERATMGAAWSAFDPIETGEAGLAQEQDDPQMRVYPYAISSYQLEQVIDALHLPIVLTKHVSDADAIVALRSHARKHDNLQRLAKTNRIPLYVIKANTIPHMSRTLRQMLGIDQRDGMGDWEMSLDEADGNDEESAALEEARLAVERVVIPKQQPVELLPRSSWLRKLQHELVERYRLNSHSVGEEPDRRLRIYPA